A window of the Theileria parva strain Muguga chromosome 2, complete sequence, whole genome shotgun sequence genome harbors these coding sequences:
- the Snip1 gene encoding FHA domain protein: MHKYNYDNVYKTKKDIKPEIKPEKYNKEAYEPEDSKPNEKEKPNFEPSGLLASETNNRNGIQLKYVVPEESVLPDLSWRLYIFKSNDTEPPKVIKLDEREYYLIGKDHRIVDINLFHPSISKQHAVIQFRNINNEILPYLIDLNSTNGTYINDIKLESSKYYELREKDIIKFGYSSREYLLLNNLST, from the exons ATgcataaatataattatgataatgtatataaaactaaaaaaGACATAAAACCGGAAATTAAACCCGAAAAATACAACAAAGAAGCCTACGAACCTGAAGATTCCAAACCga ATGAGAAGGAGAAACCGAATTTTGAACCTTCAGGACTACTCGCTTCTGAAACCAATAATCGCAACGGAATACAACTTAAA tacGTGGTACCGGAGGAGAGTGTATTACCTGATTTAAGTTGGCGTTTATACATTTTCAAATCCAATGATACTGAACCTCCAA aGGTGATAAAGTTGGATGAGCGTGAGTATTATTTGATTGGGAAGGATCACAGGATTGTtgatattaatttattccacCCCTCAATCTCCAAACAACACGCCGTCATACAATTCCGTAACATCAATAATGAAATATT GCCGTATTTGATAGATTTGAACAGTACAAACGGGACATATATAAATGACATAAAATTAGAATCCTCCAAATATTACGAATTACG TGAGAAGGACATAATAAAGTTTGGGTATTCATCGAGGGAATATTTACTACTCAATAATCTCTCCACTTAA
- a CDS encoding B-box zinc finger family protein has translation MSVTREVGKLCTLDSLGSHVMIENARCPDHYELPIQYYCLSCNVHCFCSECALTTHSHCDIMTLTEAFTTVVNTQVNRWISQINTRSENLQISFKKLLEDKRDQWTLKLQDLINNSVQTNNKLQEDMEEIRASVSEWVEQSNKRLTSEIESRKSEINNLLKELEEITKKLRNERNNQNKTQLLYFYNQNYNYLREIILGHIHGVDTLNGSNKVNGVNGVDGVWNGDVKKIVSEMKERMTENNNLFKEMMSKLTELQHNIRNCHAVEKY, from the coding sequence ATGTCCGTAACGAGAGAAGTGGGAAAATTGTGTACATTGGACTCTCTGGGATCCCATGTGATGATTGAGAACGCGCGTTGTCCAGACCACTATGAGTTACCAATTCAATACTACTGTCTCAGTTGTAATGTTCACTGTTTCTGCTCTGAATGTGCCTTAACTACACATTCCCACTGTGACATCATGACTCTTACAGAGGCCTTCACTACGGTAGTGAACACTCAGGTTAACAGGTGGATCTCACAAATTAATACTCGGAGCGAAAACTTACAAATTTCGTTTAAAAAGTTATTAGAAGATAAAAGGGACCAGTGGACACTAAAGCTACAAGATTTAATCAATAACTCAGTGCAgacaaataataaactacAGGAAGATATGGAAGAGATTAGGGCGTCAGTGTCGGAGTGGGTGGAACAGAGTAACAAAAGGTTAACTAGTGAGATCGAGTCCCGAAAATCggaaattaataatttattaaaagaaCTGGAAGAAATAACAAAAAAACTAAGAAATGAGCGGAATAATCAAAATAAAACACAATTGCTATACTTTTACaatcaaaattataattatctCAGGGAAATCATTCTAGGCCATATTCATGGAGTTGATACCTTAAATGGTAGTAATAAGGTTAATGGAGTTAACGGGGTAGATGGAGTTTGGAATGGAGATGTGAAAAAAATAGTATCAGAAATGAAGGAGAGAATGACtgagaataataatttgtttaaggAGATGATGAGTAAATTAACTGAATTACAGCATAATATAAGAAATTGTCATGCtgttgaaaaatattaa
- a CDS encoding putative integral membrane protein: MDDVETGYYSELSSSDMSNSIHNTTNQSTGPTGDPRPSEPTQSNPEPAEPVETELISGMNEIYSLDRGKTKLYKEFLKLYSDSDEGQKFAESDSFERGQTRRKLLLWLLIIVLISNPILGGYNLHHFTSYFNNFTTTQLSKAFPQNTEVTKELSKKWYQFSFNTQGVSSQDTVNTNPVDPLDNPRILEFKRVCDEISVRIRRYSFYEVFGEIIFGIFSLVLMSLCKLPCNNGNSIRFMMPMLFILYMLIYRFLAFYILFTTLKIGFYSLVTLKPRVLQYVPYFLVYILSIRNLDPYDSVTLEMLSKLYVLDSWGIKMLWLFCLENVHITFSESLELFTLVVKLIISRLRKVFGRSDLNFYSSNDGGFKLFRNCFSRDTFSSSDPHEKYIHSLYNYASDIGTYLKNIDVGDYSQGLDDLTNKFKNRKLNY, translated from the exons ATGGACGATGTTGAAACGGGTTACTATTCCGAATTAAGCTCCTCTGACATGTCAAACTCCATACACAATACAACAAATCAATCAACTGGACCTACGGGTGATCCGAGACCCTCAGAACCTACGCAGAGTAACCCCGAACCTGCAGAACCGGTGGAAACAGAGTTAATAAGTGGAATGAATGAGATATACTCGTTGGACAGGGGAAAGACGAAGTTGTAtaaagaatttttaaagttataCTCAGACTCTGACGAGGGTCAGAAATTCGCAGAGTCTGACAGCTTTGAGCGAGGTCAAACCAGGAGAAAACTACTCCTGTGGCTTTTAATTATCGTTTTAATCTCCAACCCAATCCTCGGCGGTTATAATCTACACCATTTCAcaagttattttaataacttcACCACTACACAACTCAGTAAGGCGTTTCCACAGAATACTGAGGTAACTAAAGAGTTGAGTAAAAAGTGGTATCAATTTTCATTCAATACACAAGGTGTAAGCAGTCAAG ACACTGTAAACACAAACCCTGTGGACCCTTTGGATAACCCTCGAATTCTTGAGTTCAAGAGAGTTTGTGACGAGATAAGTGTTAGAATTCGTAGGTATAGCTTTTATGAAGTGTTTGGTGAGATAATCTTTGGTATTTTCAGCCTAGTGCTCATGAGTCTGTGTAAGTTACCGTGCAATAACGGGAACTCCATCCGTTTCATGATGCCCATGCTATTCATTCTCTACATGCTCATTTACCGATTTCTCGCCTTTTACATCTTGTTTACCACGCTGAAAATTGGGTTCTACTCACTAGTTACTTTGAAGCCCAGGGTACTCCAGTATGTTCCCTACtttttagtatatattttaagcATTCGGAATCTTGATCCTTATGACAGTGTTACCTTGGAAATGCTGAGTAAGTTATATGTGTTGGACAGTTGGGGTATAAAAATGCTGTGGTTGTTCTGTCTGGAGAATGTCCACATAACATTTTCCGAATCGTTAGAACTCTTTACGCTGgtggtaaaattaattatttccaGACTACGTAAGGTGTTTGGTCGTAGTGACTTGAATTTCTATTCGAGTAACGACGGGGGGTTTAAGTTGTTTAGGAATTGTTTTAGTAGAGACACTTTTAGTAGTTCGGATCCACATGAGAAATATATTCACTCGTTGTATAACTACGCCAGTGACATTGGGACATATTTGAAGAATATTGACGTTGGAGACTACTCGCAAGGACTTGACGATCTcacaaataaatttaaaaatcgGAAATTAAACTATTAA
- a CDS encoding FUN14 family protein, which produces MVNTVEFEEFVARALGFTKTSAFNLSSYVGGLGFGTGLSLVFTKALRTFFVLASGTLLIVLVLNRHGYVNVDFNKLVGYITIRMSRLMELILSKMNLETGDNFEFLKTLHQSMTDSQLSSATFGLLTGFTLGLVLL; this is translated from the exons atggTAAATACGGTCGAGTTTGAGGAATTTGTCGCGAGAGCACTGGGCTTCACTAAGACCTCGGCGTTTAACCTTTCTTCATACGTTGGAGGACTTGGATTCGGCACCGGGCTCTCCCTTGTCTTCACTAAAGCTCTCAGAACTTTCTTCGTACTCGCTTCCGGAACACTTCTCATCGTTCTC GTATTGAATAGGCATGGATATGTGAATGTGGATTTTAATAAGTTGGTGGGATATATAACAATTCGTATGTCGAGGTTAATGGAGTTGATATTGAGTAAGATGAACTTGGAGACTGGAGATAACTTTGAATTTCTTAAAACGTTACATCAGTCAATGACAGACTCACAACTGTCATCAGCAACATTCGGTCTTCTCACAGGGTTCACCTTAGGTCTTGTACTTTTATAA
- a CDS encoding putative integral membrane protein has protein sequence MGDMDDNTHRRIISRNTPNQPHNQQYNPQYGQQYNPQYGQHYCSNVSGSSEPFTENRKKNINLKQIKSITTHCAKSLTNKLITLSNSLTHSSSNYYSTQPNPYAVSNPHYNTHNTRSGHYSTSHGTPQGGQYVGQGQRGEQSSPAAPVTGGIQYIYTDLRPSSQYGINNIINRITTTDDIRTHRELVIIIEYCLSFKDFLIEINIEKDRFGAPTMESINNFSIINATVRDKIMTYIRNRKDCCIFVIKFITWKMRCTKKPEEIILSLELLFSCLNEFGGYFLVLFTKSLMKTLRKLLFVTNFKSSITSNVKKKITKILVGKSNYIHPGISTDIRIHIFKSKILYNIQLYYELYLFEQDQYVVFYDGYKDMRLRGIKFPTINDQDKQLLRPSLPSHTHTESVGDCVGNVIGLEELDELLYNINNNNYTLEYINSVRNKLITSINILSNKPSLNNYQTQLLDKILKLNDSLLLLTTTSPVSANTEDTVCHVDSVNTVDPFTTMTPMGKEREGEGANNIRGEGERDVEVDLDEIFNFINFNDKNEQLIDEDDEEDEEELINNFINLPSSPISRNTNTVNTVNTVHSVNTVDNVDTVDTVEKVDEGDKVVRVESTEDSVEKVENQPEVRVREKNISELVSELDNLEMDFGHMSMNNF, from the exons ATGGGGGACATGGATGATAATACTCATCGACGTATCATCTCTCGCAATACTCCAAATCAACCACATAACCAACAGTATAATCCTCAGTATGGACAACAATATAATCCGCAGTACGGCCAACATTATTGTTCGAATGTATCTGGGAGTTCGGAGCCTTTTACGGAAAATAGAAaaaaaaacattaatttaaaacaaattaaaagCATCACAACTCATTGCGCTAAATCTTTGACTAATAAACTTATTACTCTGTCCAACTCTCTCACTCATAGCAGCAGTAATTATTACTCCACTCAACCCAATCCCTACGCCGTCTCGAATCCACACTATAACACACATAACACACGTAGCGGACACTATAGTACATCACATGGTACACCACAGGGTGGACAATACGTTGGACAGGGACAGAGAGGAGAACAGAGTAGTCCTGCGGCACCCGTCACCGGAGGAATTCAATACATTTACACAGACTTGAGACCCTCCAGTCAGTATGGCATAAATAACATAATCAACCGAATTACCACTACGGATGACATTAGGACACATCGTGAACTCGTGATAATCATTGAATACTGTCTGAGTTTTAAGGATTTTCTGATTGAAATTAACATTGAGAAGGACCGGTTTGGAGCACCCACCATGGAgtcaattaataatttcagCATTATCAACGCTACAGTCCGGGATAAGATCATGACATACATTAGAAATAGGAAAGATTGCTGCATATTTGTTATTAAGTTTATCACCTGGAAGATGCGATGCACAAAGAAACCCGAGGAAATTATTCTTAGTCTGGAACTGTTATTCTCATGTTTGAATGAGTTTGGCGGGTATTTTTTAGTCCTGTTTACGAAGTCTTTGATGAAGACACTGAGGAAGTTGTTATTTGTTACGAATTTTAAATCCTCCATCACATCAAACgttaaaaagaaaattactaaaatcTTAG TGGGTAAGAGTAATTACATTCACCCTGGGATCTCCACTGATATCCGAATCCACATCTTCAAATCCAAAATTCTCTACAACATACAACTCTACTACG AACTGTATTTATTTGAGCAAGACCAGTATGTGGTATTTTACGACGGGTATAAGGACATGAGACTCCGGGGCATCAAATTCCCCACCATCAACGATCAAGACAAACAACTTTTACGTCCCTCACTACCCTCTCACACTCATACTGAGTCAGTGGGAGACTGTGTGGGTAATGTGATTGGGTTGGAGGAGTTGGATGagttattgtataatataaacaatAACAATTATACTCTGGAGTATATAAACAGTGTGAGAAATAAGCTAATCACTAGTATTAACATTTTGTCCAACAAACCCTCACTCAACAACTATCAAACACAACTACTCGACAAAATACTCAAACTCAATGACTCTCTTCTACTACTCACAACCACTAGTCCCGTTAGTGCTAACACTGAAGACACTGTGTGTCATGTTGATAGTGTTAACACTGTAGACCCTTTTACTACTATGACTCCTATGGGTAAGGAGCGagagggagagggagctaataatataagagGAGAGGGAGAGAGAGATGTAGAGGTGGACTTGGATGAGatatttaactttataaattttaacgaTAAGAACGAACAACTAATTGACGAAGACGATGAAGAAGACGAAGAAGAACTCATCAACAACTTCATCAATCTCCCCAGCTCTCCCATATCCCGTAATACcaacactgttaacactgttaatacTGTTCATAGTGTTAATACAGTCGATAATGTGGATACTGTGGATACTGTAGAGAAGGTAGACGAGGGAGATAAGGTTGTCAGAGTGGAGAGTACGGAGGATAGTGTAGAAAAGGTGGAGAATCAACCTGAAGTTAGAGTTAGAGAGAAGAACATATCGGAGCTGGTGTCGGAATTGGATAATTTGGAAATGGATTTCGGACACATGTCCATGAACAACTTTTAA